Proteins encoded in a region of the Sugiyamaella lignohabitans strain CBS 10342 chromosome B, complete sequence genome:
- the CDC34 gene encoding SCF E2 ubiquitin-protein ligase catalytic subunit CDC34 (Ubiquitin-conjugating enzyme (E2); catalytic subunit of SCF ubiquitin-protein ligase complex (together with Skp1p, Rbx1p, Cdc53p, and an F-box protein) that regulates cell cycle progression by targeting key substrates for degradation; protein abundance increases in response to DNA replication stress; GO_component: GO:0019005 - SCF ubiquitin ligase complex [Evidence IDA,IPI] [PMID 9346238]; GO_component: GO:0019005 - SCF ubiquitin ligase complex [Evidence IMP] [PMID 9736614]; GO_component: GO:0005737 - cytoplasm [Evidence IEA,IEA]; GO_component: GO:0005737 - cytoplasm [Evidence IDA] [PMID 11080155]; GO_component: GO:0005634 - nucleus [Evidence IEA,IEA]; GO_component: GO:0005634 - nucleus [Evidence IDA] [PMID 11080155]; GO_component: GO:0005634 - nucleus [Evidence IDA] [PMID 8164658]; GO_function: GO:0005524 - ATP binding [Evidence IEA]; GO_function: GO:0016881 - acid-amino acid ligase activity [Evidence IEA]; GO_function: GO:0016874 - ligase activity [Evidence IEA]; GO_function: GO:0000166 - nucleotide binding [Evidence IEA]; GO_function: GO:0042803 - protein homodimerization activity [Evidence IDA,IMP] [PMID 7929378]; GO_function: GO:0061630 - ubiquitin protein ligase activity [Evidence IDA] [PMID 9346238]; GO_function: GO:0004842 - ubiquitin-protein transferase activity [Evidence IEA]; GO_function: GO:0004842 - ubiquitin-protein transferase activity [Evidence IDA,IMP,ISS] [PMID 2842867]; GO_function: GO:0004842 - ubiquitin-protein transferase activity [Evidence IDA] [PMID 9346239]; GO_process: GO:0006260 - DNA replication [Evidence IEA]; GO_process: GO:0000082 - G1/S transition of mitotic cell cycle [Evidence TAS] [PMID 9346231]; GO_process: GO:0000086 - G2/M transition of mitotic cell cycle [Evidence IGI] [PMID 7954792]; GO_process: GO:0000086 - G2/M transition of mitotic cell cycle [Evidence IGI] [PMID 9736614]; GO_process: GO:0031146 - SCF-dependent proteasomal ubiquitin-dependent protein catabolic process [Evidence IDA] [PMID 9346238]; GO_process: GO:0031146 - SCF-dependent proteasomal ubiquitin-dependent protein catabolic process [Evidence IDA] [PMID 9346239]; GO_process: GO:0007049 - cell cycle [Evidence IEA]; GO_process: GO:0051301 - cell division [Evidence IEA]; GO_process: GO:0051865 - protein autoubiquitination [Evidence IDA,IMP] [PMID 8383676]; GO_process: GO:0000209 - protein polyubiquitination [Evidence IDA] [PMID 1848239]; GO_process: GO:0016567 - protein ubiquitination [Evidence IEA]; GO_process: GO:0042787 - protein ubiquitination involved in ubiquitin-dependent protein catabolic process [Evidence IDA] [PMID 9346238]; GO_process: GO:0042787 - protein ubiquitination involved in ubiquitin-dependent protein catabolic process [Evidence IDA] [PMID 9346239]): protein MFPKDYPFSPPRFRFNPPIYHPNVYKDGLICISILHKSGDATTDEPDGETWSPAQSVETVLISIVSLLSDPNINSPANVDAAVAWRKDRPSYNKRVAQDVAASKQNIPKDFKMPLLESEAYVAPKPAEPRDDVVDDDFWYESADDSMEDEDVMEDDGDESDNFEDEDDEDEEE, encoded by the coding sequence ATGTTCCCCAAAGATTACCCATTTTCACCTCCAAGGTTTCGATTTAACCCCCCTATTTATCATCCGAATGTGTATAAGGATGGTCTTATATGTATCTCTATCCTCCATAAATCAGGAGATGCCACCACAGATGAGCCTGATGGTGAGACCTGGAGTCCGGCTCAATCTGTTGAAACAGTGCTTATCTCGATTGTGTCACTTTTGTCAGATCCAAATATCAACTCGCCTGCTAATGTTGATGCTGCGGTTGCTTGGCGTAAAGACCGCCCTTCGTACAACAAGAGAGTTGCTCAAGACGTAGCTGCTTCTAAGCAAAATATCCCCAAAGACTTCAAAATGCCTTTGCTTGAGTCGGAGGCATATGTTGCACCCAAGCCAGCAGAGCCTCGTGATGACGTCGTAGATGACGATTTTTGGTATGAATCTGCTGATGACTCGatggaagatgaagacgtCATGGAGGACGATGGAGATGAGTCCGACAATTTtgaggacgaagatgacgaggatgaagaggagtAA
- the ANT1 gene encoding Ant1p (Peroxisomal adenine nucleotide transporter; involved in beta-oxidation of medium-chain fatty acid; required for peroxisome proliferation; GO_component: GO:0005737 - cytoplasm [Evidence IDA] [PMID 11914276]; GO_component: GO:0016021 - integral component of membrane [Evidence IEA]; GO_component: GO:0016021 - integral component of membrane [Evidence ISM] [PMID 12192589]; GO_component: GO:0005779 - integral component of peroxisomal membrane [Evidence IDA] [PMID 11566870]; GO_component: GO:0016020 - membrane [Evidence IEA]; GO_component: GO:0005778 - peroxisomal membrane [Evidence IEA]; GO_component: GO:0005777 - peroxisome [Evidence IEA]; GO_function: GO:0000295 - adenine nucleotide transmembrane transporter activity [Evidence IMP] [PMID 11390660]; GO_function: GO:0000295 - adenine nucleotide transmembrane transporter activity [Evidence IDA] [PMID 11566870]; GO_process: GO:0015867 - ATP transport [Evidence IDA] [PMID 11566870]; GO_process: GO:0006635 - fatty acid beta-oxidation [Evidence IGI,IMP] [PMID 11390660]; GO_process: GO:0006635 - fatty acid beta-oxidation [Evidence IGI,IMP] [PMID 11566870]; GO_process: GO:0006811 - ion transport [Evidence IEA]; GO_process: GO:0007031 - peroxisome organization [Evidence IMP] [PMID 11390660]; GO_process: GO:0015992 - proton transport [Evidence IEA]; GO_process: GO:0006810 - transport [Evidence IEA]), translating into MPEKSVKKRIQPSDIPPLANAFSGAVGGAVANLAVFPLDLVTTRFQVQTKLDTAEKYDGLVDAFIKIYKADGIAGFYDGAVSDTVATTAQAFFYFFAYDALRSKRLSQHARKLGGVAPSTLGVGEELAIGSLAGIFAKFFISPLNNIVARQQTSALVKKELDESNASEKPSNAIKQSHHDSAIEIVKAIYKERGFLGFWSGYKATVLLSINPSLTYYFFQLFTAVLIPKRRRKNPTSVEIFFLAAWAKTIATLITYPIILAKTRIQIVRATKSAGSLFSQILKTLDSEGIQGLYMGARSQILKGFFSQGITMMTKDQIARLIIYVYFVGKKYIV; encoded by the coding sequence ATGCCTGAGAAATCAGTCAAGAAGAGGATTCAGCCCAGTGATATCCCACCATTAGCCAATGCATTTTCTGGAGCGGTAGGTGGTGCGGTTGCCAACTTGGCTGTATTCCCATTGGATCTTGTAACTACGCGATTCCAGGTGCAAACAAAGCTAGACACTGCTGAAAAGTACGATGGACTTGTTGATGCATTTATAAAGATTTATAAAGCTGATGGTATCGCAGGATTTTACGATGGAGCTGTAAGTGATACAGTAGCAACTACGGCTCAGGCGTTCTTCTATTTCTTTGCGTATGATGCGCTCAGATCAAAGAGGCTCTCTCAACATGCCAGAAAACTGGGAGGTGTTGCTCCATCGACTCTTGGTGTTGGTGAAGAGCTAGCTATTGGATCCCTGGCAGGAATTTTTGCAAAGTTTTTTATATCGCCTTTGAATAATATAGTGGCAAGACAACAGACATCTGCATTGGTTAAGAAAGAACTAGATGAATCAAATGCATCTGAGAAGCCTTCCAACGCTATTAAGCAAAGTCACCATGATTCTGCTATTGAAATTGTCAAGGCGATTTACAAGGAGCGTGGCTTTCTCGGATTCTGGTCTGGATACAAGGCTACGGTTTTGCTGTCTATCAATCCATCGTTGACCTACTACTTTTTCCAACTATTCACTGCCGTTCTTATTCCCAAACGTCGTCGTAAGAACCCTACAAGTGTAgaaatcttcttccttgcTGCATGGGCCAAGACCATTGCCACCTTAATCACCTATCCGATTATTCTTGCCAAAACTCGAATCCAGATCGTTCGAGCTACTAAGTCCGCCGGTTCTCTTTTCTCTCAAATTCTGAAAACGCTCGACTCCGAAGGTATTCAAGGACTCTACATGGGAGCCCGATCCCAGATTCTCAAAGGTTTCTTTAGCCAGGGAATCACCATGATGACCAAAGATCAAATTGCCCGTTTAATAATTTACGTCTACTTTGTGGGCAAGAAATATATCGTCTAG
- the OPI1 gene encoding transcriptional regulator OPI1, whose translation MPSQEDQLAAEVLESLRDSARTSVSPPPPPRASANSNPTSSLLTKVSSHPLVSSAVNIYNSSKSYSPRFKYSAEKIEAVIIPKGDRREKDRDRNKEKEGSISGSSTPNSSHTISTSASSSSLASLMRTSSTSSTTSNPSSGKPKWRRVLVTATSLASLSSESRQRLRYCLRFLKLANAHLASKVNMLQELLDEEAAHAMAQQIASNHVPADRKPPKKYTIAAIKQDIITTVKKVVTVVSNFAGNSLPEPARTHVRNYILRLPAKWALTLSHTPRTPLTPGTPGTPRATMMAASSGSAWATGNATRATGAGFHKRSTSGYEFNGVGSESDTESVNARSGTAESEASPDLKSPGAESTAATSIHLTEEQVAAARAANLAHSDVEIGGRVLSLARESLLMLDQITSIVDETLEKAESWCEKLGRSRRKHVTGENKDVSLEQDGEPSDDEFEEEDSMSRDEGLPGTSAAPTSA comes from the coding sequence ATGCCGagtcaagaagaccaactggcagcagaagtGTTGGAATCTCTTCGAGACAGTGCTAGAACCAGCGTTTCACCCCCACCGCCCCCTAGGGCTTCTGCAAATTCAAACCCAACAAGCTCATTACTTACAAAAGTGTCATCGCATCCTCTAGTGTCATCAGCTGtcaatatttataattcCTCAAAATCGTACTCACCTCGATTCAAGTACTctgctgaaaagattgAGGCTGTTATCATCCCCAAAGGAGACCGACGTGAGAAAGACAGAGATagaaataaagaaaaggaagGTTCTATATCTGGTAGTAGTACGCCAAATAGTTCGCATACGATTAGCACCTCGGCATCGTCAAGTTCACTTGCTTCTCTAATGCGcacttcttcaacatcttcaacaaccTCGAACCCATCGTCAGGCAAGCCAAAATGGAGAAGGGTTTTGGTGACAGCTACATCTCTTGCTTCATTATCGTCCGAATCTCGTCAGAGGTTACGGTATTGCCTTCGCTTTTTGAAACTAGCCAACGCTCACCTCGCTTCAAAAGTAAATATGCTCCAAGAACTATTAGATGAGGAAGCTGCACATGCTATGGCTCAACAGATTGCTTCAAATCATGTTCCTGCAGACAGAAAACCTCCAAAGAAATACActattgctgctattaaACAGGATATCATTACCACAGTTAAGAAAGTTGTAACTGTTGTTTCTAACTTTGCCGGAAACTCATTACCTGAACCAGCAAGAACTCATGTTCGTAACTATATTCTAAGACTACCTGCCAAATGGGCTCTGACATTATCACATACTCCAAGGACTCCACTCACACCAGGAACTCCAGGAACTCCAAGGGCCACAATGATGGCAGCCAGTTCAGGCAGCGCGTGGGCCACTGGTAACGCAACCAGGGCTACTGGAGCTGGTTTTCATAAACGAAGCACATCAGGGTATGAGTTCAATGGGGTTGGTTCTGAAAGTGACACTGAAAGTGTGAATGCCCGCTCAGGTACTGCTGAATCAGAGGCCTCTCCTGACCTCAAATCCCCAGGGGCAGAATCTACTGCTGCAACAAGTATTCATCTGACTGAGGAGcaggtagcagcagcaagagcTGCTAATTTGGCCCACTCAGATGTAGAGATTGGAGGCAGAGTTCTATCACTGGCAAGAGAAAGTCTATTAATGCTAGATCAAATTACATCTATTGTTGATGAAACACTTGAGAAAGCTGAAAGCTGGTGCGAGAAGTTGGGTCGATCTCGAAGAAAGCACGTTACGGGAGAGAACAAGGATGTCAGCCTCGAACAAGACGGTGAGCCTTCTGACGACgagtttgaagaagaggattCTATGTCAAGAGATGAAGGTTTACCAGGTACGTCTGCAGCTCCAACATCCGCATAA